In Canis lupus familiaris isolate Mischka breed German Shepherd chromosome 9, alternate assembly UU_Cfam_GSD_1.0, whole genome shotgun sequence, a single window of DNA contains:
- the PRCD gene encoding photoreceptor disk component PRCD precursor: MCTTLFLLSTLAMLWRRRFANRVQPEPSGADGAVVGSRSERDLQSSGRKEEPLK; encoded by the exons ATGTGCACCACCCTCTTCCTACTCAGCACCTTGGCCATGCTCTGGCGCCGCCGGTTCGCCAACCGGGTCCAACC ggagcccagcgGAGCAGACGGGGCAGTCGTGGGCAGCAGGTCGGAGAGAGACCTCCAGTCCTCGGGCAG AAAGGAAGAGCCTCTGAAGTAA
- the CYGB gene encoding cytoglobin, with amino-acid sequence MEIERRERSEELSEAERKAVQATWARLYANCEDVGVAILVRFFVNFPSAKQYFSQFKHMTEPLEMERSPQLRKHACRVMGALNTVVENLHDPEKVSSVLALVGKAHALKHKVEPVYFKILSGVILEVIAEEFANDFPPETQRAWAKLRSLIYSHVTAAYKEVGWVQQVPNTTTPPATLPSSGP; translated from the exons ATGGAGATTGAGCGCAGGGAGCGGAGCGAGGAGCTGTCCGAGGCGGAGAGGAAGGCGGTGCAGGCTACGTGGGCCCGGCTCTATGCCAACTGCGAGGACGTGGGGGTGGCCATCCTGGTGAG GTTCTTTGTGAACTTTCCATCGGCCAAGCAGTACTTCAGCCAGTTCAAGCACATGACAGAGCCCCTGGAGATGGAGCGGAGCCCCCAGCTGCGGAAACACGCCTGCCGGGTCATGGGGGCCCTCAACACTGTCGTGGAGAACCTACACGACCCGGAGAAGGTGTCCTCCGTGCTCGCCCTTGTGGGCAAAGCCCACGCCCTCAAGCACAAGGTGGAGCCTGTGTACTTCAAG ATCCTCTCTGGGGTGATTCTGGAGGTGATCGCCGAGGAATTTGCCAATGACTTCCCACCTGAGACGCAGAGAGCCTGGGCCAAGCTGCGTAGCCTCATCTACAGCCATGTGACCGCTGCCTACAAAGAAGTGGGCTGGGTACAGCAGGTCCCCAACACCACCAC CCCACCGGCCACGCTGCCCTCTTCGGGGCCGTAG